A genomic window from Solanum stenotomum isolate F172 chromosome 10, ASM1918654v1, whole genome shotgun sequence includes:
- the LOC125842786 gene encoding uncharacterized protein LOC125842786: MPRTRATGVRGKAAPEIGVAAEQAPAGHAPPVHDDRLDRMLGLLECLAQGAAGIPAGLQAWVGAQAPGYQHQISVVTEPVVQPPQVPAPVVGVPAALEVALAEDDRVCYERFQKMKPPQFHGAKTNDAHEFLTLSREMLAAVRMLDERGIRFMSLQLRGVAREWLRTFMSSRPAGSPMEWSEFASAFEGRFIPWSVQEDSRMRFESLVQGSMSVTDYEAQFCQLSRHASALISGERERIRRFVRGLTPTIRSYVFRSSREGASFQTIVSAAREAELLERDDFGGPKRVRTGGQYAGTSSGGRGPHRGGGSFLRQRPVHVSLLAIEGGPAARGPPGSGRGGYSITSGFSQSGSTPRSCYGCGDPGHLIRQCPHQTQSGPHRTVSAVPERDSTPPAKGRGRGSTFGRGGRASGRGASDASGSQSGGRGAQCYAFPGRPEAEASDAVITGIISVCHRPASVLFDPGSTFSYVSTCFSSDLELTCDRMSVPIRVSTPVGEPLVVNRVYRSCFVVLSGYETWVDMILLDMLDFDVILGMDWLSLYHVLLDCYAKTLTLAIPGIPRVEWRGTSGSYPNRVISHIRAQRMMDRGCLSYLAFIRDVGAESPAMESILVVQEFPDVFPEDLPGVHPVRDIDFSIDLEPGTKPISIPPYRMAPAELKELKDQIQDLLSKGFIRPSVSPWGAPSPECEASFQRLKSLLTSAPVLTLPEEGVGFTFFCDASGVGLGGVLMQKGKVVAYASRQLKTHERNYPTHDLELAAVVFVLKLWRHYLYGVHCEVFTDHRSLQYIFTQRDLNLR, from the exons ATGCCGAGGACTAGAGCTACCGGAGTTAGGGGGAAGGCAGCCCCCGAG ATTGGAGTAGCTGCAGAGCAGGCTCCTGCGGGCCATGCACCCCCAGTTCATGATGACAGACTCGACAGGATGTTGGGGTTATTGGAGTGTCTTGCTCAGGGTGCAGCAGGTATACCAGCGGGGTTACAGGCTTGGGTAGGGGCACAGGCCCCTGGTTATCAGCATCAGATTTCAGTGGTTACAGAGCCGGTGGTTCAGCCACCACAGGTTCCAGCACCGGTTGTAGGTGTACCGGCGGCCCTTGAGGTGGCCTTGGCAGAGGATGACCGGGTCTGCTATGAGCGGTTTCAGAAAATGAAACCACCTCAGTTTCATGGTGCTAAGACTAATGATGCTCACGAGTTTTTGACCTTGAGTCGAGAGATGTTGGCGGCGGTACGCATGTTAGATGAGAGGGGCATCCGATTTATGTCCCTTCAGTTACGCGGTGTCGCTAGGGAGTGGCTGAGGACTTTCATGAGTTCGAGACCAGCGGGATCTCCCATGGAGTGGAGTGAGTTTGCTAGTGCCTTCGAGGGTCGTTTCATCCCTTGGAGTGTACAGGAGGATAGCCGTATGAGGTTTGAGAGTTTGGTGCAGGGTAGCATGTCAGTCACAGATTACGAGGCTCAGTTCTGTCAGTTGTCGAGACATGCCTCTGCTTTGATTTCAGGTGAGCGTGAGCGGATTCGCAGATTTGTCAGGGGTTTGACTCCCACTATCCGTAGTTATGTGTTTAGATCATCTCGAGAGGGTGCTTCCTTCCAGACTATAGTGAGTGCAGCCAGAGAGGCTGAGTTGCTTGAGCGGGATGATTTTGGTGGGCCCAAGAGGGTCCGTACAGGTGGTCAGTATGCAGGTACCTCGTCAGGAGGTAGGGGCCCACACAGGGGAGGCGGGTCCTTCCTGCGTCAGAGGCCAGTACATGTTTCATTACTAGCTATCGAGGGTGGGCCAGCAGCTCGGGGTCCTCCAGGTTCGGGTCGAGGTGGTTATAGCATTACTTCGGGTTTTTCACAGTCAGGATCTACACCGAGGTCTTGTTATGGTTGCGGTGATCCAGGCCACTTGATTCGTCAGTGTCCACATCAGACTCAGTCTGGACCACACCGTACTGTCTCCGCGGTCCCAGAGAGAGATTCAACACCTCCGGCTAAAGGTCGGGGTCGGGGATCGACATTTGGTAGAGGCGGACGAGCTTCAGGTAGAGGTGCTAGTGATGCCTCAGGTTCACAGAGTGGGGGCAGAGGTGCCCAGTGTTATGCTTTTCCTGGGAGGCCCGAGGCTGAGGCTTCTGATGCAGTTATCACAGGTATCATCTCAGTTTGTCATCGGCCTGCTTCCGTGTTATTTGATCCTGGTTCTACATTCTCATATGTGTCTACATGTTTTTCTTCTGACCTTGAGTTGACTTGTGATCGTATGTCTGTGCCTATTAGAGTCTCTACACCTGTAGGTGAACCCTTAGTGGTGAATAGAGTATATCGATCTTGTTTTGTTGTCTTATCGGGGTATGAGACTTGGGTGGATATGATTcttcttgatatgttagactttgatgtcatattgggtatggactggctttcCCTCTATCATGTGCTTCTTGATTGTTATGCTAAGACTCTCACCTTAGCTATTCCGGGTATTCCTAGAGTGGAGTGGAGAGGGACTAGTGGTTCGTATCCCAATAGGGTCATATCTCATATTCGGGCTCAGAGGATGATGGACCGGGGTTGTTTATCTTATTTGGCCTTTATTCGGGATGTTGGAGCTGAGTCACCGGCCATGGAGTCAATTCTGGTGGTTCAGGAGTTCCCTGATGTGTTTCCCGAGGATCTACCTGGTGTTCATCCTGTTCGTGATATTGACTTCTCTATTGACTTGGAGCCGGGCACCAAGCCCATATCTATTCCAccttatcgtatggctccagctgagttgaaggagttgaaggatcagatTCAGGACTTATTGAGTAAAGGATTCATACGCCCTAGTGTGTCGCCTTGGGGTGcaccg TCACCcgagtgtgaggcgagcttcCAAAGGCTCAAATCCCTATTGACTTCAGCACCTGTCTTGACTTTGCCAGAGGAGGGTGTTggatttacttttttttgtgaCGCTTCGGGTGTTGGACTTGGAGGTGTTTTGATGCAGAAGGGTAAGGTTGTAGCCTATGCCTCTAGACAGCTGAAGACACACGAGAGGAATTACCccactcatgatttggagttggcggcTGTGGTATTTGTGCTTAAGTTGTGGAGACATTacctatatggtgttcattgcgaggtatttactgatcataGGAGCCTACAGTACATATTCACTCAGCGGGATCTGAACTTGAGATAG